The Haloterrigena turkmenica DSM 5511 genome includes the window CCCATCTCGTCAGCGAGACGGTCGACGCCTTCGGCGGGATCGACCACCTCGTCACCTCCTCGGGTGGTCCGCCGAGCACCACCTTCCTCGAGACCGACGAACAGGACTGGTACCAGGCCTACGACCTGCTGGTGATGAGCGTCGTCTGGACGATCGAGAACGCCCACGAGCACCTCCTCGAGTCCGACCACGGCACGATCACCTGCATCACCTCGCGGACGGTCCGCGAGGTAGCTGACGGCCTCCTGCTGTCGAACTCCGTACGCCGTGGCGTGATCGGCCTCGTCAAGACCGTCTCGCGGGAGTTCGCGCCCGAAATTCGCGCGAACGCGGTCCTCCCGGGAACGATCGAAACGCCCCGAATCGAGGAGCTCATCGAGGCGAACATCGAGCGCGGCGTCTACGAGGACTACGAGGAGGGGCTGGCGGACATGTCGAGCGACATCCCGATGGACCGCCTCGGCGAGCCCCGCGAACTCGGCGACGTCGTGGCGCTGCTCTCGAGTCCCCGCGGGAGTTTCGTCAACGGTGTCGCGCTCCCGATCGACGGCGGGCTGTTGCGGAGTTAGGCGCGCTCGAAACCGTGTTCGAACTCCCTCGAGCGTGATTCGAACAGTAGGTGCATTCTCTGCGGTGGCGCGCGCGGTCGGGAGTCTGAGCGATAGCGAAGACTCCCGACGAAACTGCGCGAGGGATGAGCGAGCGACTGAAGGGAGTGAGCGAATCGGTTGGGGAGGGTGTGGCAATTCCCTGTTGCCAGAACAAGCAGACCGCTTCGCTGTTCTTTTCGTGCCTTTCGAACGTCCCGTTCCATTCACGAGTTACTACGTCGATCGGTCCAGCGGTACCCGTTCTCGAGTATCGCCATTCAAATCATCTCCTCGAAAGAATCCTCGTTCCTCATTCTCGTGGCAACGGTGATTTCCACGTCCTCCCCGACCGATTCGCTCGCTTCGTCTGCTTACGGGCGCGAAGCGCCCGTTCGCATGGTATGCGAGACCGAAGGTCTACTCACAGAGACCTCGAACGATTTCATTGGCTGTCCTCACTGCCGCTCGGACAGCCGACAGCGCGCGCCACTGCACACTGGCTCTCCAGTGGACAGACTCAGAATTGCGAGAGAGACGCTGAGATAGTGTTTGCCGACGGATTCGTCACTCGAACCGCGCTTCGAGCAGCCGCTCGACGTACTTCGCGAGCACGTCGACCTCGAGGTGGACCTGATCGCCGACCGACTTCTCGGAGAGCGTCGTGAGGTCGTAGGTCGTCGGGATGATGGCGACGGTCACCCGAC containing:
- a CDS encoding SDR family oxidoreductase, with the protein product MDLELDGNSALVTASSSGLGFASAEALAEEGANVMICGRDEERLEEAREKLADAGDGEVRATPTDLTDPDEVSHLVSETVDAFGGIDHLVTSSGGPPSTTFLETDEQDWYQAYDLLVMSVVWTIENAHEHLLESDHGTITCITSRTVREVADGLLLSNSVRRGVIGLVKTVSREFAPEIRANAVLPGTIETPRIEELIEANIERGVYEDYEEGLADMSSDIPMDRLGEPRELGDVVALLSSPRGSFVNGVALPIDGGLLRS